The genome window attgtttagcTGATAAGATATGAAACACATGTCAACGGCATGTTAAGACTAGTACGCAGCTCCAAAAACAACACCCCATTGATAAACGAGATTCGGAACGTATACGTAAACAACCCCTTTTGAAATTGCTctctaaaaataaagaatctaattatatatactacGTTTAATTGCGACTTCTCTGGGCTTATCTCGAGCTGCGTATTAACCTTTCGATTGAACTCACAGTCATGCCTAAGCAAACGCTAGCCAATTGCAATTCGCTGACCACCAGCTCATCCGTGTACTGCAGATAGATGTGCTTAACACCCGAGATGACAAACAGAGGCACGGCACAAACGACCGACGTTAACATAATGCCACCAACGCACAATCCGCAGAAGAGCCAACTCGGATTCCAGATGCCCGATGCTGCCCGCCTGATGGCCATATAACGATCCGAGGCAATGGCAACCAGTACCAGGCTGCTGAACATAATGGTAGCAGTGTTCACGAAAGGCACCAGACTACACATGAAATGTCCCAAAGTCTGAAATAAAAGAGGGTTAAGCAACTTACTCGAGTTGTGATGGAACTCCGCTTACCCAGAGTTCCAGATACGGGGCATTGAAGTGCGCCACGTAGGCAGTGGTGAAGCTCAGCGAGTAGAGTAGATCACTGCAGGCCAGTGCCAGGAGACAGGTGCGGAAGAAGGGTCTAAGCTTGCGCCTGCTGTTCACAAAAAGGGTGCCAATATTACCCACGAAGGCGATGGCAAAGAGCATGCCCACCAGGACCATGAAGATGCATCGCTGCTTTCCAGGAAGTTGACACAAATCCTTAATTAGCACAATCGGATATGCGAATTCGCCAGAATAACGAGGGAGCGAAAACGACAGCCAAAGTGAGGGAGTCAGCGACATTTATCGGACagccctaaaagtatgcaacgatTTCCAAATATGTTTGCCTAGTTCAACGGGTTTTGTTCAACTAAGCAGTGAATAATGTGTTGGGGCATCGACTACCGTTCAGCATTTAGCTCGCAATTATCAACGGGTATCGCAGTGTCTTATCAATCGCCATCATTTAACTGTTAGCTACCAAGCTGATTGCTATCGCTTGTCCTAGCTAACTAATTGCCCAACATGCGATGAGCGATTGACTAATATTTTATgactgaaaagaaaaaaatccacaaaacaaaactcaatTCAAACAAGTCGATTTCTTATTATGAATTGGCCTTCTCGGTTCTCTGCATAGCACATTTTATTGTCCACATTATCTAGTTAATTATCATATTTTGTAACTTTTAATGAAGTCGCCTCAAAAAATACAGCGCATATATAATGCATACATTTatagctttaatattatttttctgtattcGTACAATTAGGCTTagctaaattatatttaatatctatgtatgtatgtaaaaaattacaaaaaatttaattgtggTAAACTTAACAGCAAAAGCCTAGCGCTAAATAAAGTTATCGTTATCGGTATCGGTATCGCTATCGTTATGTTTATCGgtaactattttttttaagtaaaaacCAATGCGAGATTTCAAACAATGaacacacataaaacacaatcgtaaacaatatacaaaaaacatttaaagctagacttaatttatatgaaaGAATCAAAAAAACTTTGCTCAAAATACTTGGAATTCGTTGGCAAACACAAAGACATGCACACATAATCGATTGATCGAAATAACACACacgcaagcacacacaaacattcaCATAGCTAAGATACGTTTGCCATTTagatgtaaatatatatagtctTTTATGCTTAGCGCAAAAACCCGCATagttatatgtaaatatatatatatagtatatatagtatattatggtatttagatagatttttcaatttactttttgttttcagtttatGGTAGTTGAGTGGATTAGGTAGCTTTACAACGACGGATAATTTCTTGCTTTGACAAATGCTTTCTTCGACAGAGTCGCAGcgtattgcgcatacgcctaGTAGTACTCGGGCTGTTCCTGCGACTCCAAGTCCACGCACTGGCTGCCCATGTGCACCGTTAGCGTCTGATAAGGCAACGGCTTGCCCATACTCAAGTTGGCAGTCACATAGATCAAATAGCTATCGCCAGGCGTTAAACCGAATATCGTCTCCATTTCCAGTTTATCGTTTGGACTGTAAAATCGATGAAATGTTATACAGATTCGATCCATCCAATAGCTATTTTTTTTACCTGGGCTGCTTTTCGCGACAGCGTATGAACTTGAAATTCTTGTGCTGCGTTATTCGCAGTGCTCCAAAGTCCATACAATAATTTGTGTATTCCACGCCACTTCGCTGCGGCAGACTAAAGACAATCACGCAATAgctaaagaagaaaaaatgtagtatattttataactatagactatttatttatttaaaaggatagttataattaaaattaataataacactATTGGTAAAGCAATGGCAGCGAAGGGGTTTAGCTTAATagaataaaaatgagaaaatatcaggaatatgtaaatatttaaaaaaaattacttcatatttataaaatttactCGCTTTAGAAACCGTTCAACAAAGCTACTGATACAATATTAGTGGAAAACTGCAATCAAGCTTTGACTGTAAAAGACCCTTTACTTTTTATTAGGCTACTAATAATTCGCAACTCGAATTCTTTTCTTAtgtgtaataaataatttgtacaaTCATATTTGTTCAAAGATATTatactttaatttgaatgtaacTTAATGCATCTTTTTAATGTGGACTTCAAGTATTTGTGTTATTTGATCATTATGAAGATTTGATACTGACTATAAAATGACGTTTTATACGTTTGGAAACGTTTGCCGTTTACCATCTACCATCTAATATACTGATTACACATGTTGTATTTGCATTATGGAGTTGACTGCAGGTatacaaaaatgctaaaattatttcagaatatgaaaatatatattttgttccTAACGCACATTTCGACAATcttttttaaaagtaaaggatttaacaaaaagttataacaaattatttttatgcactTTGATCTAGGTGCactttaagaaatataatcTTAACTTTATTCTTGTATTAACTTACCTCAGAGCGCGCTCATCCGGAGAGCTGTTCCAGGCTAATGTTGTGCTGGTGCAGCGAGTGCGCACATTGAATACGGTTACGTTCTTGGGCAGTTCCGGGAGATCTCGAAATAGTCGCTCGCTGCTCAGTGCCAACTAAAAGTGAGAAAGGGATTGCAAAAATTCCTATTCTTTATGTCTAAGAGTCTATTATCTAGGCTTAACTTACGCGCACTTTCTGGGCTCTCAACGCTTCATCCTCGTTGTTGGGCTCAAATCGCATGAGATATCGTTGACCTGGTTTGATGCCCTCTTGCTTGATATAGGTGGGCGCATAGATGTTGCCCAGACTGGCGACCTCTTTGTGGTGATGCAGTAGCTTCACGCGTATCTCGCTGCCAGCACAAGGCAGCAGCAGATAGCGCATAAAAGGCGGAGGAGGCGTGGTCGTGGGTACCTTAAAGCTGTACACCTGAACGCCATGCAATCCGCCAATCTTGAGTAGAGAAAGATTCTGCTCCCGCAGTGCCGTTGGGTTCGTGCGATTGAAGTGCACCTGAGTGCTGGCCAAGGGTAATGTCATGTTCTGAAGCCGCTGATCCACTCCGAAGATCTGCAGTCGATAGCTGCTGTTGGGCTGAAGTCCGCGAAGTTGTTGCTGCGTCCTTGCTCCGGTGCACACGATGTGCAGGTTATGCCGTGGATTGAGGTGACGAGCTCGCTTCGGTGCTCGTGACCAGACCAAATCGAACATGTTGCTGGCTCCCGAGCAGGGAGCAGAAGCTCTCGAATTTgtctgatgttgttgttgagtgtAGGCATAAATTGCCTCGCAGAAGGTGGCAAAGTCGTTGACTTCCCCGGTGCCAACTTGTTGAACCACCAAGCAATAGTGCATTGCATGGTAATCGAATTTGCTGTGAAGGGAATGAGTTAGGAATTAGAGCGTCAGTTATTAATCTACCAATATATCAGTCAAGACAGAGCTTTAAGATTGCACCCACCTACGCTCCCATTTAACAATCAACTGACGTTTTCGCACCCGATTCTGAGTGCGGATGGCGATGCGATGTGAGTGATTGAGCATCGCCGATGACTGCGGATGCTTGGCCTGTGCCTCCAGCTTCAGAGCGCCGCCTTGTCGTGCCTGCACAAACAAATCGTATTGGCCACGAAGGGCGCAGGGGAGGACCAAACGGCCCATGGCGATGCCAGGTCCCTTGGCGGGCGTTGCAAGTCGCAAGACGTTCGCTGTGTGTAGGCAAAGTAAATGAATTGAGTTGGTCAGTTGGTGTTGCATCCTTGAGGGGCGTGACACAAGTCAGAGCGTACCTGTTTGATTGTAGTAAAGCTGACGTGCCACAGGCAACGAGAACAGAATCGTCAGCGGTGTTGAGTTGTTTAACTTCAGCGCGAATCTGCGAAAAAGCGAAACAAGGCAATGAATTGCGGTGGATGTGATTGTAATGTTCTCCACCTGGGGgagaactgaactgaactgcaAACTGTTCGCGCTCTTTGTCAAAAATCATGACACTAAATTATCATTCACAATTTGTTTCGCTGATGGTGTCCGAGTCCGTTTCAAAGTCAAAGTCCAAGTTCGAGTGCGAGTCCGGGGTGAGTCAGCGCCTTTGGCAGCTGTGGCGCTGCAACAATGTTGCAGGCATGAGTTCAACGGGTTTCTGCTTGCAACAAGAGtttcctctcctctcctcgcttccttcttttttcgtttcttcTCGAGCTTGGCAGACTTGAGAGACGCtcaatgttttgttttgtaattaaatgcgAAATTTACGAGCAATCTTTCTAATGACAAAAGCCAAGACAAATGTGCTACAGTTCgcacacgcccacacacatacacatatgagacttatgtgcgtgtgtgttggtgGCGGAAGAGAGGACAGCGCCATTGCAGCAAAGTGACTCATTGACTTGGCTTATGGCCGGCCATCTCAAGTTTTATGACCGGCTACTTCcggccaacgccaacgccattTTGCAAGCCaacctccctccctcccctcTTGGAGGATTGCGAATTTGGCTGCACCGCCAAAAGGTTCCCAACTGTTTGATGGAGTGTTTTAATGCATTGCCTTTGTTGGCGGCCATTTTCCGATGGCGCCACAGCGactgcacaaatatttgctttaattcaaGCCTCGCATGTTGCAGTTGCGATGacgttctttattttttttt of Drosophila nasuta strain 15112-1781.00 chromosome 3, ASM2355853v1, whole genome shotgun sequence contains these proteins:
- the LOC132791434 gene encoding uncharacterized protein LOC132791434 encodes the protein MRRQPLVILLLLSCAQLQAEIAHSPLISNRISPASSQESHAAISAVCPQRLAYEKMVNSIDDVEDLYVDVPVHIALEQRQRKRFALKLNNSTPLTILFSLPVARQLYYNQTANVLRLATPAKGPGIAMGRLVLPCALRGQYDLFVQARQGGALKLEAQAKHPQSSAMLNHSHRIAIRTQNRVRKRQLIVKWERSKFDYHAMHYCLVVQQVGTGEVNDFATFCEAIYAYTQQQHQTNSRASAPCSGASNMFDLVWSRAPKRARHLNPRHNLHIVCTGARTQQQLRGLQPNSSYRLQIFGVDQRLQNMTLPLASTQVHFNRTNPTALREQNLSLLKIGGLHGVQVYSFKVPTTTPPPPFMRYLLLPCAGSEIRVKLLHHHKEVASLGNIYAPTYIKQEGIKPGQRYLMRFEPNNEDEALRAQKVRLALSSERLFRDLPELPKNVTVFNVRTRCTSTTLAWNSSPDERALSYCVIVFSLPQRSGVEYTNYCMDFGALRITQHKNFKFIRCREKQPSPNDKLEMETIFGLTPGDSYLIYVTANLSMGKPLPYQTLTVHMGSQCVDLESQEQPEYY